From one Delphinus delphis chromosome 21, mDelDel1.2, whole genome shotgun sequence genomic stretch:
- the HELT gene encoding hairy and enhancer of split-related protein HELT isoform X2: protein MSGKLKERKRTPVSHKVIEKRRRDRINRCLNELGKTVPMALAKQSSGKLEKAEILEMTVQYLRALHSADFPRGREKELLAEFANYFHYGYHECMKNLVHYLTTVERMETKDTKYARILAFLQSKARLGAEPAFQPLGSLPEPDFSYQLHPAGPEFAGHSPGEASVFPQGAAPGSFPWPHGAARSPALPYLPSAPVPLPSPAQQHSPFLTPVQGLDRHYLNLIGHAHPNALNLHTPQHPAVL, encoded by the exons ATGTCAGGAAAGCTCAAGGAACGCAAA AGAACCCCCGTTTCCCACAAAGTGATAGAAAAGCGGAGGAGAGACCGGATTAACCGCTGTTTGAACGAGCTGGGCAAGACGGTGCCCATGGCCCTGGCGAAGCAG AGTTCCGGGAAGCTGGAGAAGGCGGAGATCCTCGAGATGACCGTTCAGTACCTGAGAGCTCTGCACTCCGCTGATTTTCCCCGGGGAAGGGAAAAAG AACTGCTAGCGGAGTTTGCCAACTACTTCCACTACGGCTACCACGAGTGCATGAAGAACCTGGTGCATTACCTCACCACCGTCGAGAGGATGGAGACCAAGGACACCAAGTACGCGCGCATCCTCGCCTTCTTGCAGTCCAAGGCCCGCTTGGGCGCCGAGCCCGCCTTCCAGCCGCTGGGTTCGCTCCCGGAGCCGGATTTCTCTTATCAGCTGCACCCAGCGGGGCCCGAGTTCGCAGGCCATAGCCCTGGTGAGGCGTCCGTGTTCCCGCAGGGCGCGGCCCCGGGGTCCTTCCCCTGGCCACACGGCGCGGCCCGCAGCCCGGCGCTGCCCTACCTGCCCAGCGCGCCCGTGCCTCTTCCGAGCCCTGCGCAGCAGCACAGCCCCTTCCTGACGCCCGTGCAGGGCCTGGACCGGCATTACCTCAACCTGATCGGCCACGCCCACCCCAACGCCCTTAACCTGCACACGCCCCAGCACCCCGCGGTGCTCTGA
- the HELT gene encoding hairy and enhancer of split-related protein HELT isoform X1: MSGKLKERKRTPVSHKVIEKRRRDRINRCLNELGKTVPMALAKQSSGKLEKAEILEMTVQYLRALHSADFPRGREKAELLAEFANYFHYGYHECMKNLVHYLTTVERMETKDTKYARILAFLQSKARLGAEPAFQPLGSLPEPDFSYQLHPAGPEFAGHSPGEASVFPQGAAPGSFPWPHGAARSPALPYLPSAPVPLPSPAQQHSPFLTPVQGLDRHYLNLIGHAHPNALNLHTPQHPAVL, encoded by the exons ATGTCAGGAAAGCTCAAGGAACGCAAA AGAACCCCCGTTTCCCACAAAGTGATAGAAAAGCGGAGGAGAGACCGGATTAACCGCTGTTTGAACGAGCTGGGCAAGACGGTGCCCATGGCCCTGGCGAAGCAG AGTTCCGGGAAGCTGGAGAAGGCGGAGATCCTCGAGATGACCGTTCAGTACCTGAGAGCTCTGCACTCCGCTGATTTTCCCCGGGGAAGGGAAAAAG CAGAACTGCTAGCGGAGTTTGCCAACTACTTCCACTACGGCTACCACGAGTGCATGAAGAACCTGGTGCATTACCTCACCACCGTCGAGAGGATGGAGACCAAGGACACCAAGTACGCGCGCATCCTCGCCTTCTTGCAGTCCAAGGCCCGCTTGGGCGCCGAGCCCGCCTTCCAGCCGCTGGGTTCGCTCCCGGAGCCGGATTTCTCTTATCAGCTGCACCCAGCGGGGCCCGAGTTCGCAGGCCATAGCCCTGGTGAGGCGTCCGTGTTCCCGCAGGGCGCGGCCCCGGGGTCCTTCCCCTGGCCACACGGCGCGGCCCGCAGCCCGGCGCTGCCCTACCTGCCCAGCGCGCCCGTGCCTCTTCCGAGCCCTGCGCAGCAGCACAGCCCCTTCCTGACGCCCGTGCAGGGCCTGGACCGGCATTACCTCAACCTGATCGGCCACGCCCACCCCAACGCCCTTAACCTGCACACGCCCCAGCACCCCGCGGTGCTCTGA